Genomic segment of Mastomys coucha isolate ucsf_1 unplaced genomic scaffold, UCSF_Mcou_1 pScaffold23, whole genome shotgun sequence:
TTCATAATGAAttcataatgtatttattttgttcttggaGAATTTTATAACTGCATGCAGTGTATTTTGGTCACATTCACCCTGAATGCCCATTAAACTCCTCCCAGACCATCCCCCCCAGTCCCTCtatatttcttgtattcttttttaaCTGACACCAATAGCACTGTCCATATGTGTCTGAAAATGAAGTCATCCACTATAACATAGTCAATCTTCCAGGGACCACACACCAAAGAGAGTAAAGCAAACACTTGTAGAACATCTCTGAAGAGACACATAAAGAAAGGTAAATAAGTATCATTTTGTTTCTATGAGAGAAATTTATATATCACATGTGTTTCACACAGAATTCTGTTCCCTTTTATTAAGTGCATATTCCCTAGTATTCAGTGTAGACCTATACACACTAAGTGTGGCAAGAGGCTAGTTATAGAATTTTCTTATAAcatggaaggagaagggagaggaaaggaagtccAGGATGATGAGCAGGTCTCCATGTATTGTGACCAGGTACATGAACAGGAACTATCCAAATAGTATGGGATGAAGCTGTGGATCATCTGAGAGTCCCATGAGGTGGAATTCACTTCTTCCCTTCTgaatatataagaaagaaagttGCTCAGTGCTTTTAATTGTGTAGTTATTAATGCAGTATTAAACAGATGAAGATTCTATAGGTATTATAAGAATTGAGAATTTTGtgggccgggaggtggtggcgcatgcctttaatcccagcacttgggaggcagaggcaggcagatttctgagtttgaggccagtctcgcctacagagtgagttccaggaaagtcggggctatacagagaaaccctgtctcaaaaaacaaaaaacaaaaaaaataaaaagaagaagacttTTGTAAGGGAAATATACAAAGGATACAGAATAAATGCCACAGGTCTGAAATTAGACTGTTTTTCTGAGAAGCCGCCACATGGCCCTCTTTATGTCCCGGTTTCTTAAGCTGTAGATAAAGGGATTGAGCATAGGGGTGACCACAGTGTAGACTATTGATGCTACCGCACCCTTCCTGGGAGACAAGGAGACAGCTGAACTTAAGTATACCCCAAGACCAGTcccataaaataagcaaacaactgACAGGTGAGAGCCACAGGTAGAGAAAGCTTTATATTTCCCACCAGGTGATGGCATTCTAAGAATGGAGGAAACAATTTtatagtaagagaaaaaaatcccagagaTGGGGAGAAAACCAGAGATGGCACCAACAAAATACATGACTATGTTATTGGTAAAGGTATCAGAACAAGCAAGGTTGAGAAGTTGAGACGGATCACAGAAGAAATGGGAAATATCCACACTCTTGAAGTAGGTAAGTTGTAATACTACTGAATTATGTAGCTGAGAGACAAAAAGACTAATTAGAACAGATAGAAAAACCAACAAGCCACAAAGACGAGGGTTCATAATGACCTGGTAGTGCAAAGGATGACATATGGCTACAAACCTATCATAAGCCATTGCAGTTAGAAGCAGACTATCCAAACACCCGAAAAGCATGAAAAAGGACATCTGAGCCAGACATCCTGAAtaagagatggctctgttgtgAGTCTGAATGTCCACTATCATCTTTGGTAGTGTGGTGGAAGTGAAACTGACATCAGCCAAGGATAAGTTAGAGAGGAAAAAGTACATTGGACTATGGAGTTGGGAATCAGAGCTGACTGTCAGGATGATGAGCAGGTTCCCAAGCAATGTGACCAGGTACATGAACAGGAACAGTCCAAAGACTATGGGCTGAAGCTGCAGGTCATCTGAGAGTCCCATGAGGTGGAATTCTGAGACACGTGTTATATTTTGCTCTTCTATATTGCTTGGACACCTTTCAAAAACAAATGAGaggattgaaaaataaataactaaaccaGTACCCAACAGTGCCTTTGAATTTTCAGCGAATGTGGTTTACTGATAAAATCTACACATTAATTCTAAGAGTCATGCACAGATATCcgtatttctgtttttatatattcAATCCTAGAATAATTTAACCACTGATCATTTTTTGTTATTTGcctcatgcatatatatagtatattttattctattatttatattctattatatattatatataatatgtattatagaAACCCAAATGAAGTATATTTGAATAGCAAAGTTGTTAGCTACAAAACTGTGGACACAGGATGCCACAGACTGAGTTCATTGCGCGGACCTCTTGTTCcgcaggatgagagttctggtcaggtgggcaaaaaatttggggagtgacagacagagtcaacacaaggaagtgctgagtctgaatgcatttctttaaaatggcatgaggattttacagtcattacagaagagaaatgaaaaatctggcagctcaacagttgaggtacatctgaagtCTCCTGAAGAACACtggatctaaagcagcagccatctcctctggactgatgcagcacccccaggctctgagcatgctcaggccCATGCAGCCCAACTGGTGTCCCAGAAGGCtgtgggtgcaccagccaggagggtagaggctcgaatctctaATATCAAATTTCCATTGCTGACAGCtgcac
This window contains:
- the LOC116072407 gene encoding olfactory receptor 18 isoform X1: MMDHYSFIMHQHRDDTVWCPSNIEEQNITRVSEFHLMGLSDDLQLQPIVFGLFLFMYLVTLLGNLLIILTVSSDSQLHSPMYFFLSNLSLADVSFTSTTLPKMIVDIQTHNRAISYSGCLAQMSFFMLFGCLDSLLLTAMAYDRFVAICHPLHYQVIMNPRLCGLLVFLSVLISLFVSQLHNSVVLQLTYFKSVDISHFFCDPSQLLNLACSDTFTNNIVMYFVGAISGFLPISGIFFSYYKIVSSILRMPSPGGKYKAFSTCGSHLSVVCLFYGTGLGVYLSSAVSLSPRKGAVASIVYTVVTPMLNPFIYSLRNRDIKRAMWRLLRKTV
- the LOC116072407 gene encoding olfactory receptor 18 isoform X2; protein product: MGLSDDLQLQPIVFGLFLFMYLVTLLGNLLIILTVSSDSQLHSPMYFFLSNLSLADVSFTSTTLPKMIVDIQTHNRAISYSGCLAQMSFFMLFGCLDSLLLTAMAYDRFVAICHPLHYQVIMNPRLCGLLVFLSVLISLFVSQLHNSVVLQLTYFKSVDISHFFCDPSQLLNLACSDTFTNNIVMYFVGAISGFLPISGIFFSYYKIVSSILRMPSPGGKYKAFSTCGSHLSVVCLFYGTGLGVYLSSAVSLSPRKGAVASIVYTVVTPMLNPFIYSLRNRDIKRAMWRLLRKTV